In Streptomyces durocortorensis, a genomic segment contains:
- a CDS encoding DUF1266 domain-containing protein → MTTGNAAETEGGRAVAPAHEAYRPHPPSYAGTPPPPPASPPPAPPTEAERELSAAVAGGSAEAVLDVLARTRLYVLVPRLHADIPDWTPPLPTFRDEATRRICVPVLTPGMLPPWHPEWVFREVGLGELARIWPYDARRLAVNHGTPYTALVAAGHRRLRGWHQADERSGGPRQGVLVTDGGGPLHGPLAHGLALGAHLAVSNGLVWNRLGAVYQDYAADRARLRRPWGIPHRAEFRDRLGSLMKNQLVGRVQEAVLRTRHTLAARLGRTPGREEWSQAVDRALAARDGHDRAEAQRALNRFVRYEERFRADGVLAPDDRVDTLAAFDLGRAVNVVRLALGARYTEPQEAGQDVLRLGALAREAYRSWDAFSLGYLLARLVHGDDEDGTPGEERMYREALAQHRVLTEDPTSPYRNIPWS, encoded by the coding sequence GTGACGACGGGGAACGCGGCAGAGACAGAGGGCGGCCGGGCGGTTGCGCCCGCGCACGAGGCGTACCGGCCGCATCCACCGTCGTACGCGGGGACTCCTCCCCCTCCGCCGGCGTCCCCGCCCCCCGCTCCGCCCACCGAGGCCGAACGCGAGCTGTCCGCGGCCGTCGCGGGCGGCAGTGCGGAGGCCGTACTCGACGTGCTCGCGCGCACCCGGCTGTACGTGCTCGTCCCCCGGCTGCACGCGGACATCCCGGACTGGACGCCCCCGCTGCCCACGTTCCGCGACGAGGCGACCCGGCGGATCTGCGTACCGGTCCTGACCCCGGGGATGCTGCCGCCCTGGCATCCGGAGTGGGTGTTCCGGGAGGTGGGGCTCGGAGAGCTCGCCCGGATCTGGCCGTACGACGCCCGCCGCCTCGCCGTGAACCACGGCACCCCGTACACCGCGCTGGTCGCCGCCGGTCACCGTCGGCTGCGGGGCTGGCACCAGGCGGACGAGCGTTCGGGCGGGCCCCGGCAGGGCGTCCTGGTCACCGACGGCGGCGGACCGCTGCACGGGCCGCTCGCCCACGGTCTGGCGCTGGGCGCCCATCTCGCCGTGTCCAACGGCCTCGTGTGGAACCGGCTGGGCGCGGTGTACCAGGATTACGCCGCGGACCGGGCCAGGCTCCGCAGGCCCTGGGGCATCCCGCACCGGGCCGAGTTCCGCGACCGGCTGGGCTCCCTGATGAAGAACCAGCTGGTGGGGCGTGTCCAGGAGGCCGTCCTGCGCACCCGGCACACCCTGGCGGCCCGGCTGGGCCGCACGCCCGGCCGGGAGGAGTGGTCGCAGGCGGTGGACCGGGCGCTCGCGGCGCGTGACGGCCACGACCGGGCGGAGGCGCAGCGGGCGCTGAACCGGTTCGTACGGTACGAGGAGCGGTTCCGGGCCGACGGGGTCCTTGCCCCGGACGACCGGGTCGACACCCTCGCCGCCTTCGATCTGGGGCGCGCGGTCAACGTCGTACGGCTCGCACTGGGCGCCCGCTACACCGAACCGCAGGAGGCCGGGCAGGACGTGCTGCGGCTCGGCGCTCTCGCCCGGGAGGCCTACCGCTCCTGGGACGCCTTCTCCCTCGGCTATCTGCTGGCCCGGCTGGTGCACGGTGACGACGAGGACGGCACGCCCGGCGAGGAACGGATGTACCGGGAGGCGCTCGCCCAGCACCGCGTTCTGACCGAGGACCCCACCAGCCCCTACCGGAACATCCCCTGGTCATGA
- a CDS encoding response regulator transcription factor has translation MTTPIRAVIADDQVMVRQGFTVLLDAEPDIEVVGQAVNGLDAVAKVAELAPDVVLMDIRMPELGGIEATRRIIAAEGSTVKVLVLTTFDLDEYVYEALRAGASGFLLKDASADELAQAVRVVAAGDALLSPNITKRLIVEFSRTAEAPRPPLKARIGDLTERETEVLALIAGGLSNAEIARELTVAEQTVKTHVGRILVKLGVRDRTQAAVFAYESGLVRPSGH, from the coding sequence ATGACGACGCCCATCCGTGCCGTGATCGCCGACGACCAGGTGATGGTCCGCCAGGGCTTCACGGTGCTGCTCGACGCCGAGCCGGACATCGAGGTCGTCGGCCAGGCCGTCAACGGTCTGGACGCCGTGGCCAAGGTCGCCGAACTCGCCCCGGACGTCGTCCTGATGGACATCCGGATGCCGGAGCTGGGCGGCATCGAGGCGACCCGGCGGATCATCGCCGCCGAGGGCTCGACGGTGAAGGTGCTCGTCCTGACGACCTTCGATCTCGACGAGTACGTGTACGAGGCGCTGCGCGCGGGCGCCTCCGGCTTCCTGCTCAAGGACGCCTCCGCCGACGAACTCGCCCAGGCCGTAAGGGTGGTGGCAGCCGGCGACGCCCTGCTCTCGCCGAACATCACCAAGCGGCTGATCGTGGAGTTCTCCCGGACGGCAGAGGCCCCGCGCCCGCCCCTCAAGGCACGCATCGGGGATCTGACGGAGCGCGAGACGGAGGTACTGGCGCTGATCGCGGGCGGCCTGTCGAACGCCGAGATAGCCCGGGAGCTGACCGTCGCCGAGCAGACGGTGAAGACCCATGTGGGCCGCATCCTGGTCAAGTTGGGCGTCCGCGACCGGACCCAGGCGGCGGTGTTCGCGTACGAGTCGGGGCTGGTGCGCCCGTCCGGCCACTGA
- a CDS encoding sensor histidine kinase has product MGAVTSSGAVRLRAAVRRAPRALHEDLWAAPADRVPRMGEPGSPVWRPVFLVLLVIVAVGVTVVRTVELTPHGAAVSALAVLVAAAQSAALVAGMIRPVGAWWAATALAVVAVLVTVAAAPPDHLYPWLKGLPVNPAALYPTPFAGAALQGGALFLLALRVRPRRAVAALALSLATALFVALRTPPLPHVSPAAAALVFTTALVLGTALRSLRLARKDLVVQAELTAEERARRTLLEERNRIARELHDVVAHHMSVISIQAQVAPHLVEDPSDELKENLTGIRENALEALAELRRVLGVLRSEDAPARDASRHAPQPGLDGLDGLLATVRSTGLAVTLTTTGEPRPLPPGVELSAYRIVQEALSNVMRHAPGASARVEIGHRTTGLTVRVTNTPPDRPAAPSPGTRHGLLGMRERTAMLGGDLATGPAPDGGWEVTAVLPTAPTTTATTEDAP; this is encoded by the coding sequence GTGGGGGCGGTGACGTCATCGGGGGCGGTGCGCCTGCGGGCCGCGGTGCGCCGGGCGCCGCGCGCCCTGCACGAGGACCTGTGGGCTGCGCCCGCCGACCGGGTGCCGCGCATGGGAGAGCCCGGATCGCCGGTGTGGCGGCCGGTGTTCCTGGTACTGCTGGTGATCGTCGCGGTCGGCGTCACGGTGGTCCGTACCGTCGAACTCACCCCGCACGGAGCCGCGGTCAGCGCCTTGGCGGTGCTGGTGGCCGCCGCACAGTCCGCGGCGCTGGTGGCCGGAATGATCCGTCCGGTGGGTGCCTGGTGGGCGGCGACCGCGCTGGCGGTCGTGGCGGTGCTGGTCACCGTGGCCGCCGCTCCTCCGGACCACCTGTACCCGTGGCTCAAGGGGCTCCCCGTGAACCCCGCGGCCCTGTATCCCACCCCCTTCGCAGGAGCGGCGCTACAGGGCGGCGCCCTGTTCCTGCTGGCGCTGCGGGTCCGGCCCCGCCGCGCGGTGGCGGCGCTGGCCCTCTCGCTGGCGACGGCGCTGTTCGTCGCCCTGCGCACGCCGCCGCTGCCGCATGTGAGCCCGGCGGCGGCCGCGCTCGTGTTCACCACCGCCCTGGTCCTCGGCACCGCACTGCGCAGCCTGCGCCTGGCCCGTAAGGACCTCGTCGTCCAGGCCGAGCTGACCGCCGAGGAGCGGGCCCGGCGCACCCTCCTGGAGGAGCGCAACCGGATCGCCCGCGAGCTGCACGACGTGGTCGCCCACCACATGTCGGTGATCTCCATCCAGGCGCAGGTCGCCCCGCATCTGGTGGAGGACCCGTCCGACGAGCTCAAGGAGAACCTCACCGGCATCCGTGAGAACGCCCTCGAAGCCCTCGCCGAGCTGCGCCGGGTGCTGGGCGTCCTGCGCTCGGAGGACGCCCCCGCGCGCGACGCCTCCCGGCACGCCCCGCAGCCGGGCCTCGACGGGCTCGACGGCCTCCTCGCCACCGTGCGCTCCACCGGTCTGGCCGTCACCCTCACCACCACCGGCGAACCCCGCCCCCTCCCACCCGGCGTCGAGCTGTCCGCGTACCGCATCGTGCAGGAGGCCCTGAGCAACGTGATGCGTCACGCGCCCGGGGCGAGCGCCCGGGTGGAGATCGGCCACCGCACGACCGGGCTGACCGTGCGGGTCACCAACACCCCGCCGGACCGCCCGGCCGCCCCCTCGCCCGGCACCCGCCACGGTCTGCTCGGGATGCGCGAGCGCACCGCGATGCTCGGCGGCGACCTGGCCACCGGGCCCGCACCCGACGGGGGTTGGGAAGTCACCGCGGTCCTGCCCACCGCCCCCACCACGACCGCCACCACCGAGGACGCCCCATGA
- a CDS encoding acyltransferase family protein produces the protein MREAVRRLVARVEAATPPGRDRGIDALRALAVLGVVGGHWLVTALVADSGTVRGASPLTHLPQLVPVSWVFQTLAVFFLVGGQVAAGSWASAQERGVPYGRWVGGRLVRLFRPVAAVLVVWSLAAGAMLASGVGEPTVLALAKLVWSPLWFLLVFAALTALTPLVARLHPAWPLAVVLHVDLVRLGLGGPRELGWVNVVAGWLVPYCLGALVARGGLRGLTSRWALLLGGAAAAAVLVRWAGYPASMVGVPGGSLSNLDPPSLAAVTFGLAQCGAAVLLLGPLRRALRRPPVWAAVAVVNLSAMTVFLWHQTAMIVVTASALLAAGEPLPGLHTVPDGTGWVLARLLWLPVFALALLVCWAAFRGYEQGGGSLLVRESCPGRKAEVRRA, from the coding sequence ATGCGTGAGGCGGTGCGTCGGCTCGTCGCGCGGGTCGAAGCCGCCACTCCGCCCGGCCGGGACCGCGGGATCGACGCCCTGCGGGCACTGGCCGTCCTCGGTGTGGTGGGCGGGCACTGGCTGGTGACCGCGCTGGTCGCCGACAGCGGTACCGTACGCGGCGCGAGCCCGCTGACTCACCTGCCTCAACTCGTCCCGGTCTCCTGGGTGTTCCAGACCCTCGCCGTGTTCTTCCTGGTGGGCGGGCAGGTGGCGGCCGGGAGTTGGGCGTCGGCCCAGGAGCGGGGTGTGCCGTACGGGCGGTGGGTCGGCGGCCGTCTGGTACGGCTGTTCCGGCCGGTGGCGGCGGTGCTGGTGGTGTGGTCCCTCGCGGCGGGCGCGATGCTCGCCTCGGGGGTCGGTGAGCCCACCGTGCTGGCGCTGGCCAAGCTGGTCTGGTCGCCGCTGTGGTTCCTGCTGGTATTCGCCGCCCTGACCGCGCTGACCCCGCTGGTGGCGCGGCTGCACCCGGCGTGGCCGCTCGCGGTGGTGCTCCACGTCGACCTCGTACGCCTCGGACTCGGCGGGCCGCGGGAGCTGGGATGGGTCAACGTGGTGGCGGGCTGGCTGGTGCCGTACTGCCTGGGGGCGCTGGTGGCGCGGGGCGGACTGCGCGGCCTGACGAGCCGTTGGGCGCTGCTGCTCGGCGGGGCGGCGGCGGCCGCGGTCCTCGTCCGGTGGGCGGGCTACCCGGCCTCCATGGTCGGGGTGCCGGGCGGTTCGCTCTCCAATCTGGACCCGCCGAGCCTCGCCGCCGTCACCTTCGGCCTCGCCCAGTGCGGGGCGGCCGTGCTGCTGCTCGGGCCGCTGCGCCGGGCTCTGCGCAGGCCCCCGGTCTGGGCCGCGGTGGCGGTGGTGAACCTGTCGGCGATGACCGTCTTCCTCTGGCACCAGACCGCGATGATCGTCGTCACGGCGAGCGCGCTGCTGGCCGCCGGTGAGCCGCTGCCGGGGCTGCACACCGTGCCCGACGGCACCGGCTGGGTGCTCGCCCGGCTGCTCTGGCTGCCGGTGTTCGCGCTGGCGCTGCTGGTGTGCTGGGCGGCGTTCCGGGGTTACGAACAGGGCGGGGGCTCCCTCCTCGTACGGGAGTCCTGCCCCGGACGGAAGGCGGAGGTGCGTCGTGCCTAG
- a CDS encoding alpha/beta hydrolase: MADRPRRPRLRRTLLAALVTFAVAVPVSGAARPAAVPAPAPTALGPLRDAGPAALAERYAVGRQDILAAERAAVGHGDLKRAATLRAMASPGRQFLSFDGRDGGRSVEVVGELAAARRVAVLVPGAGVSLDAYGRLRRGAVALQRELGDGGAVLAWLGYRTPATVSPASVTDGRAAEAAPGLRALVDRLAAVLPGARITLLCHSYGSVVCARAASGTAADALVLYGSPGVGSEDADSLGTGARVWAGRGGADWIARVPHVRVRVPFVGAVGFGTDPVAERFGAEVFDAGGGGHSDYLLPGSRSLTNLGRIVSGRAPLEAPDA, translated from the coding sequence ATGGCGGACCGCCCGCGCAGACCCCGTCTGCGCCGCACCCTGCTCGCCGCACTGGTCACCTTCGCGGTGGCCGTACCGGTCTCCGGTGCGGCCCGGCCCGCCGCCGTGCCCGCTCCCGCGCCGACCGCGCTCGGGCCGTTGCGGGACGCGGGCCCGGCGGCGCTGGCGGAGCGGTACGCGGTCGGGCGGCAGGACATCCTGGCCGCCGAGCGGGCGGCGGTGGGGCACGGCGACCTGAAGCGGGCGGCCACCCTGCGCGCGATGGCCTCGCCGGGGCGGCAGTTCCTCTCGTTCGACGGGCGCGACGGGGGGCGGAGCGTGGAGGTCGTCGGGGAGCTGGCCGCGGCTCGGCGCGTCGCCGTGCTGGTGCCGGGGGCGGGCGTCAGTCTCGACGCGTACGGGCGGCTGCGGCGCGGGGCGGTGGCGCTCCAGCGGGAGTTGGGGGACGGCGGGGCGGTCCTCGCCTGGCTGGGGTACCGCACGCCCGCCACCGTGAGCCCCGCCTCGGTGACCGACGGGCGGGCCGCCGAGGCCGCGCCGGGGCTGCGGGCGCTGGTGGACCGGCTGGCCGCGGTGCTGCCGGGTGCCCGGATCACGCTGCTCTGTCACTCCTATGGTTCGGTGGTCTGCGCCCGGGCCGCCTCGGGCACGGCCGCCGATGCCCTGGTGCTGTACGGCAGCCCCGGGGTCGGGAGCGAGGACGCGGACTCCCTGGGCACCGGTGCTCGGGTGTGGGCGGGGCGGGGCGGCGCCGACTGGATCGCCCGGGTGCCCCATGTGCGGGTGCGGGTGCCGTTCGTCGGGGCGGTGGGGTTCGGGACCGATCCGGTGGCGGAACGGTTCGGGGCGGAGGTGTTCGACGCGGGCGGCGGGGGCCACAGCGACTATCTGCTGCCCGGGTCGCGGTCCCTGACGAACCTCGGCAGGATCGTCTCCGGCCGCGCCCCGCTGGAGGCCCCCGATGCGTGA
- the sodN gene encoding superoxide dismutase, Ni, with translation MLSRLFAPKVKVSAHCDLPCGVYDPAQARIEAESVKAVQEKYQANEDADFRTRAVLIKEQRAELAKHHVSVLWSDYFKPPHFEKFPELHQLINDTLKALSAAKGSNDPKTGQKALDLIAEVDRIFWETKKA, from the coding sequence ATGCTTTCCCGCCTGTTTGCCCCCAAGGTGAAGGTCAGCGCCCACTGCGACCTGCCCTGCGGCGTGTACGACCCGGCCCAGGCCCGCATCGAGGCCGAGTCGGTCAAGGCCGTCCAGGAGAAGTACCAGGCCAACGAGGACGCGGACTTCCGCACCCGCGCGGTCCTGATCAAGGAGCAGCGCGCCGAGCTCGCGAAGCACCACGTCTCGGTGCTCTGGAGCGACTACTTCAAGCCCCCGCACTTCGAGAAGTTCCCGGAGCTGCACCAGCTGATCAACGACACCCTGAAGGCGCTCTCCGCGGCGAAGGGCTCGAACGACCCGAAGACGGGCCAGAAGGCTCTGGACCTGATCGCCGAGGTCGACAGGATCTTCTGGGAGACCAAGAAGGCTTGA
- the sodX gene encoding nickel-type superoxide dismutase maturation protease, with protein MYGAERGARDGVPEEDREVAEVPERGRVSGGGRAGRRPLRVVEVTGPSMVPTLYHGDLLLVQYGVPVRPGDVVILRHPFQQDLLVVKRATERRPGGWWVRGDNTFAGGDSTDYGVVPAELVLARVRARYRPLAKGQRSVTAVVGWALSALRPVRSASSRLRAR; from the coding sequence ATGTACGGAGCGGAACGCGGTGCGCGGGACGGTGTGCCGGAGGAGGACCGGGAGGTGGCAGAGGTGCCGGAGCGGGGACGGGTGTCCGGAGGCGGGCGGGCCGGGCGGCGGCCGTTGCGGGTGGTGGAGGTGACGGGGCCCTCGATGGTTCCCACGCTCTACCACGGGGACCTGCTGCTGGTGCAGTACGGGGTGCCCGTGCGCCCGGGTGACGTGGTGATCCTGCGGCACCCCTTCCAGCAGGACCTGCTCGTGGTCAAGCGCGCCACCGAGCGGCGGCCCGGCGGCTGGTGGGTGCGCGGCGACAACACCTTCGCGGGCGGGGACAGCACGGATTACGGGGTCGTTCCCGCGGAGCTGGTCCTCGCCCGGGTGCGGGCCCGCTACCGGCCCCTGGCGAAGGGTCAGCGGTCGGTGACCGCGGTGGTGGGCTGGGCGCTCTCCGCGCTGCGGCCGGTGCGCTCCGCCTCCTCGCGCTTGCGGGCGCGGTAG
- a CDS encoding CGNR zinc finger domain-containing protein, with product MELASYSDYAVRLVNTEEPARNKDTLTSVEAVRELFGDSQQAARRATDSDVTRFRSVRARLRAVFEAADDGEETLAVDLLNSLLLDFPVSPQISGHDFRDEDGRPDWHMHLADHPSNATAGYAAIAAMGLAFHLTGHGVDRLGLCEALPCRNAYLDTSTNRSRRYCSDRCATRANVAAYRARKREEAERTGRSAESAQPTTAVTDR from the coding sequence GTGGAACTGGCCTCTTACTCGGACTATGCCGTGCGCCTGGTCAACACCGAAGAGCCGGCCCGCAACAAGGACACGCTCACCTCCGTCGAGGCGGTCCGGGAGCTGTTCGGTGACAGCCAGCAGGCGGCGCGGCGGGCGACGGACTCGGACGTGACCCGGTTCCGTTCCGTACGGGCACGGCTGCGCGCGGTCTTCGAGGCGGCCGACGACGGCGAGGAGACGCTCGCGGTCGACCTGCTCAACTCGTTGCTGCTGGACTTCCCGGTGAGCCCGCAGATCTCCGGGCACGACTTCCGGGACGAGGACGGCAGGCCGGACTGGCACATGCACCTGGCCGACCACCCGTCGAACGCGACCGCCGGATACGCGGCCATCGCGGCCATGGGCCTCGCCTTCCACCTCACCGGGCACGGGGTGGACCGGCTCGGCCTGTGCGAGGCGCTCCCCTGCCGCAACGCCTACCTGGACACCTCCACCAACCGGTCCCGGCGCTACTGCTCGGACCGCTGCGCGACCCGGGCGAACGTCGCCGCCTACCGCGCCCGCAAGCGCGAGGAGGCGGAGCGCACCGGCCGCAGCGCGGAGAGCGCCCAGCCCACCACCGCGGTCACCGACCGCTGA
- a CDS encoding class I SAM-dependent methyltransferase → MTETATGTDWRSWQESWDRQQEWYMPDREERFRVMLDMVEAVVGPEPRVLDLACGTGSITDRLLKRFPGATSTGVDLDPALLAIARGTFEGDDRVAFVTADLKDPDWTTRLPHTSYDAVLTATALHWLHSEPLATLYGQLGGLVRDGGVFMNADRTIDPATPRINAAERAHRHAAMDRAKAGGALDWAEWWAVAAKDPVLAAPTAERFKIYGEHADGDMPSADWHARTLLASGFGEARAVWASPSDSLVLAVK, encoded by the coding sequence GTGACGGAGACGGCTACGGGCACCGACTGGCGGTCCTGGCAGGAGAGCTGGGACCGGCAGCAGGAGTGGTACATGCCCGACCGCGAGGAGCGGTTCCGGGTGATGCTGGACATGGTCGAGGCGGTCGTCGGACCGGAACCGCGGGTGCTGGACCTCGCGTGCGGTACGGGAAGTATTACGGACCGGCTCCTCAAGCGGTTCCCGGGCGCCACGAGCACCGGCGTCGATCTCGACCCCGCGCTCCTGGCCATCGCCCGCGGCACCTTCGAGGGCGACGACCGGGTCGCCTTCGTCACCGCCGACCTCAAGGACCCGGACTGGACCACCCGGCTGCCCCACACCTCGTACGACGCCGTCCTCACCGCCACCGCCCTGCACTGGCTCCACAGTGAGCCGCTCGCCACGCTCTACGGGCAGCTCGGCGGGCTCGTCCGGGACGGCGGGGTCTTCATGAACGCCGACCGCACCATCGACCCGGCGACCCCCCGGATCAACGCCGCCGAACGCGCCCACCGCCACGCCGCGATGGACCGCGCCAAGGCCGGCGGCGCGCTGGACTGGGCCGAGTGGTGGGCCGTCGCCGCGAAGGACCCGGTCCTCGCCGCCCCCACCGCCGAGCGCTTCAAGATCTACGGCGAGCACGCGGACGGCGACATGCCGTCCGCCGACTGGCACGCCCGCACCCTGCTCGCCTCCGGCTTCGGGGAGGCCCGGGCGGTGTGGGCGTCGCCGTCGGACAGCCTCGTCCTCGCTGTGAAGTAG
- a CDS encoding amino acid ABC transporter ATP-binding protein, which translates to MTTPMVKAEGVHKSFGAAHILKGIDLEVAPREVFCLVGPSGSGKSTFLRCINHLEQINAGRLSVDGELVGYRQKGDKLYELRDSEVALQRRDIGMVFQRFNLFPHMTAIENVMEAPVQVKGEARAVARARAEKLLDRVGLADKTKNYPSQLSGGQQQRVAIARALAMEPKLMLFDEPTSALDPELVGDVLDVMRGLAEDGMTMIVVTHEMGFAREVGDALVFMDDGVVVESGHPRDVLTNPQHDRTKSFLSKVL; encoded by the coding sequence ATGACCACCCCCATGGTGAAGGCCGAGGGCGTCCACAAGTCCTTCGGCGCCGCCCACATCCTCAAGGGCATCGACCTGGAGGTCGCCCCGCGTGAGGTGTTCTGCCTCGTCGGCCCGTCCGGCTCCGGCAAGTCGACCTTCCTGCGGTGCATCAACCACCTGGAGCAGATCAACGCCGGCCGGCTCTCGGTCGACGGCGAGCTGGTCGGCTACCGACAGAAGGGCGACAAGCTCTACGAGCTCAGGGACAGCGAGGTCGCCCTCCAGCGGCGGGACATCGGCATGGTCTTCCAGCGCTTCAACCTGTTCCCGCACATGACGGCCATCGAGAACGTCATGGAGGCTCCGGTCCAGGTCAAGGGCGAGGCCAGGGCCGTGGCCCGCGCCCGCGCCGAGAAGCTGCTGGACCGGGTGGGCCTCGCCGACAAGACGAAGAACTACCCCTCCCAGCTCTCCGGCGGCCAGCAGCAGCGCGTGGCCATCGCCCGCGCGCTGGCGATGGAGCCGAAGCTGATGCTCTTCGACGAGCCGACCTCGGCCCTCGACCCGGAGCTGGTGGGCGACGTCCTGGACGTCATGCGCGGCCTGGCCGAGGACGGCATGACGATGATCGTCGTCACCCACGAGATGGGCTTCGCCCGCGAGGTGGGCGACGCGCTGGTCTTCATGGACGACGGTGTGGTGGTCGAGTCGGGCCACCCGCGCGACGTCCTGACCAACCCGCAGCACGACCGGACGAAGTCGTTCCTGTCGAAGGTGCTGTAG
- a CDS encoding amino acid ABC transporter permease — protein sequence MTDKLDKAPVGSPAGQVPVSGAATTAPEYIKAIPVRHVGRWISGVVVIGLLVALGYAFSQGNIQWQAVGDKLFDSTVVAGAGRTLLISVLAMVLGVVLGVVLAVMRLSKNPVTSWVAWLYIWFFRGTPVYVQLLLWFNLALIFPVLNIPFIYKDEMTDVMTPFMCALLGLALNEAAYMAEICRAGIQSVDEGQTEASHALGMTQAKTMRRVVLPQALRVIIPPTGNEFINMLKTSSLVYAVTYNELLRSTSQIGSTSYAVMEMLFVASIWYIVMTSVFSVGQYYLERRYARGSLRSLPLTPFQRIKANLASFSNRPSGGVSA from the coding sequence ATGACTGACAAGCTCGACAAGGCACCCGTCGGCTCACCGGCCGGCCAGGTGCCCGTCTCCGGGGCCGCCACCACGGCCCCGGAGTACATCAAGGCCATTCCCGTCCGCCATGTCGGCCGCTGGATCAGCGGCGTCGTGGTCATCGGCCTCCTCGTCGCCCTCGGGTACGCCTTCTCGCAGGGCAACATCCAGTGGCAGGCCGTGGGCGACAAGCTGTTCGACAGCACCGTCGTCGCCGGTGCGGGCCGCACCCTGCTGATCAGCGTCCTCGCGATGGTGCTCGGCGTGGTCCTCGGCGTCGTGCTGGCCGTGATGCGGCTCTCCAAGAACCCGGTCACCAGCTGGGTGGCCTGGCTGTACATCTGGTTCTTCCGGGGCACCCCGGTCTACGTACAGCTGCTGCTCTGGTTCAACCTGGCGCTGATCTTCCCGGTCCTGAACATCCCGTTCATCTACAAGGACGAGATGACGGACGTCATGACCCCGTTCATGTGCGCCCTGCTGGGGCTCGCCCTGAACGAGGCCGCCTACATGGCGGAGATCTGCCGCGCCGGCATCCAGTCGGTCGACGAGGGCCAGACCGAGGCGTCGCACGCCCTCGGCATGACCCAGGCGAAGACCATGCGCCGCGTGGTCCTGCCGCAGGCGCTGCGGGTGATCATCCCGCCGACCGGCAACGAGTTCATCAACATGCTCAAGACCTCCTCGCTGGTCTACGCGGTCACGTACAACGAGCTGCTCCGCTCCACCTCGCAGATCGGCTCCACGTCGTACGCGGTGATGGAGATGCTGTTCGTCGCGTCCATCTGGTACATCGTGATGACCAGCGTGTTCAGCGTCGGCCAGTACTACCTGGAGCGCCGCTACGCCCGAGGCTCGCTGCGCTCGCTGCCGCTCACGCCGTTCCAGCGCATCAAGGCCAACCTCGCCTCGTTCAGCAACCGGCCCTCCGGAGGTGTCTCCGCATGA
- a CDS encoding ABC transporter substrate-binding protein, with protein sequence MTASTTRRTTARTRIAAVGAIAVAGSLLLTACGDQTDSSSQESGSGKETKSGAPLFEKLPEKYQKSGVIKVGTNAEYAPMEFVENGKIVGVDPDLAEALGKQLGVKFEFTSGSFEGLITALNTGRHDIAMSSITDNKQRQEGLDESGKKLGKGVDFVDYFLAGTAVYTKKGNPEGINSIEDLCGKTAAVQRATTYEKALETQSKACTDAGEKAIKIQAFENDTEAQTRVKAGGAVAGVNDYPVAVDLARKADGGKAFEVVGEQVDAGPFGIAVNKDNTGLRDALKEAVDAIIADGSYQKVLDKWGAGTGAIDKAAINGGK encoded by the coding sequence ATGACCGCAAGCACCACGCGTCGTACGACCGCCAGGACCCGGATCGCGGCGGTCGGCGCCATCGCGGTCGCCGGCTCCCTGCTGCTTACCGCCTGTGGCGACCAGACCGACAGCTCCTCCCAGGAGAGCGGCAGCGGCAAGGAGACCAAGAGCGGCGCGCCGCTCTTCGAGAAGCTGCCGGAGAAGTACCAGAAGTCCGGTGTGATCAAGGTCGGCACGAATGCCGAATACGCCCCGATGGAGTTCGTCGAGAACGGAAAGATCGTGGGCGTGGACCCTGATCTCGCCGAGGCCCTCGGCAAGCAGCTCGGGGTGAAGTTCGAGTTCACCTCCGGTTCCTTCGAGGGCCTGATCACCGCCCTGAACACCGGGCGCCACGACATCGCGATGTCGTCGATCACCGACAACAAGCAGCGCCAGGAGGGCCTGGACGAGTCGGGCAAGAAGCTGGGCAAGGGCGTCGACTTCGTCGACTACTTCCTCGCCGGTACCGCCGTGTACACGAAGAAGGGCAACCCCGAGGGCATCAACTCCATCGAGGACCTCTGCGGGAAGACCGCCGCCGTGCAGCGCGCCACCACGTACGAGAAGGCTCTTGAGACGCAGTCGAAGGCCTGCACGGACGCCGGCGAGAAGGCCATCAAGATCCAGGCCTTCGAGAACGACACCGAGGCCCAGACCCGGGTCAAGGCCGGTGGCGCGGTCGCCGGGGTCAACGACTACCCGGTCGCGGTGGACCTGGCCCGCAAGGCCGACGGCGGCAAGGCGTTCGAGGTCGTGGGCGAGCAGGTCGACGCCGGCCCGTTCGGCATCGCCGTCAACAAGGACAACACGGGGCTGCGCGACGCCCTGAAGGAAGCCGTCGACGCGATCATCGCCGACGGTTCGTACCAGAAGGTGCTCGACAAGTGGGGCGCCGGCACGGGAGCGATCGACAAGGCCGCCATCAACGGCGGCAAGTGA